A region from the Flexibacter flexilis DSM 6793 genome encodes:
- a CDS encoding alpha-ketoacid dehydrogenase subunit alpha/beta has protein sequence MAFDRKNYSDETLLHLYKELLLPRMIEEKMLILLRQGKVSKWFSGIGQEAIAVGLTCALHSDEYILPLHRNLGVFTARQMPLARLFTQWQGKLSGFTKGRDRSFHFGANEFHIVGMISHLGPQMSVADGIALANVLRKEPKVTAVFSGDGGSSEGEFHEAINVAAVWDLPVIFLVENNGYGLSTPSSEQFRCKQFIDKGIGYGIEAVQVDGNNILEVYDTISKLAESMRENPRPILLEAMTFRMRGHEEASGTKYVPKELFEIWEKKDPVNNYEQYLLQEKVLDAAKIEAFRAEIKHAIEAGLETAAAESMPTASADTELTDMYRPFTPEIVAPKSEAKSERRFIDAISDGLRQSMERYPEMVIMGQDVAEYGGVFKITEGFVSQFGKARVRNTPLCESAIVGAGLGLSIKGYKSVVEMQFADFVTCGFNQIVNNLAKTHYRWGQNADVVVRMPTGAGTAAGPFHSQSNEAWFFHTPGLKIVYPSNPYDAKGLLCAAIEDPNPVMYFEHKLLYRSIADQIPADYYTLPIGKAALVSEGSDISIITYGMGVHWAKEIMSQMPDVSADILDLRSLLPWDKEAVAATVRKTGRVLVAHEDTLTGGIGGEIAAWIAENCFQMLDAPVLREGGLDTAVPFAPPLEAVFLPKQRIREKIEQLLAY, from the coding sequence ATGGCTTTTGATAGAAAAAATTATAGCGACGAAACGCTCTTGCACTTGTACAAAGAGTTGTTGTTGCCGCGCATGATAGAAGAAAAAATGCTCATTTTGCTGCGTCAAGGCAAAGTAAGCAAATGGTTTTCGGGCATCGGGCAAGAAGCCATCGCCGTAGGCCTTACCTGCGCTTTGCATTCAGACGAATATATTTTGCCATTGCACCGCAATTTGGGCGTGTTTACAGCTCGCCAAATGCCTTTGGCGCGTTTGTTTACGCAATGGCAAGGCAAACTTTCGGGATTCACCAAAGGCCGCGACCGTTCTTTTCACTTTGGGGCAAACGAATTTCATATCGTAGGCATGATTTCGCACTTAGGCCCGCAAATGTCGGTAGCTGATGGCATCGCTTTAGCCAACGTGTTGCGCAAAGAACCTAAAGTAACGGCCGTTTTCAGTGGCGACGGCGGCAGCAGCGAAGGCGAATTTCACGAGGCCATCAACGTGGCGGCGGTTTGGGATTTGCCTGTTATCTTTTTGGTAGAAAACAATGGTTACGGACTTTCTACGCCAAGCAGCGAGCAATTCCGTTGCAAACAATTCATTGATAAAGGCATCGGCTACGGCATTGAAGCCGTGCAAGTGGACGGCAACAACATTTTGGAAGTTTACGACACTATTTCCAAACTGGCCGAAAGTATGCGCGAAAATCCGCGTCCGATTCTGCTCGAAGCCATGACATTCCGTATGCGCGGCCACGAAGAAGCCTCTGGTACTAAATACGTTCCGAAAGAATTGTTTGAGATTTGGGAGAAAAAAGACCCCGTAAACAACTACGAACAATATCTTTTGCAAGAAAAAGTGTTGGATGCGGCCAAAATCGAAGCCTTCCGCGCCGAAATCAAACACGCCATTGAAGCTGGTTTGGAAACGGCTGCCGCCGAATCTATGCCGACGGCCAGTGCCGACACCGAACTAACGGACATGTACCGCCCTTTTACGCCCGAAATCGTCGCACCCAAATCGGAAGCTAAAAGCGAACGCCGTTTCATTGATGCCATTTCCGACGGCCTACGCCAAAGCATGGAACGTTACCCAGAAATGGTGATTATGGGGCAAGACGTGGCCGAATACGGCGGCGTTTTCAAAATCACAGAAGGTTTTGTGAGCCAGTTCGGAAAAGCGCGTGTACGCAACACGCCACTTTGCGAGTCGGCCATCGTGGGTGCAGGCTTGGGTCTTTCTATCAAAGGTTATAAATCGGTGGTAGAAATGCAGTTTGCAGATTTCGTTACGTGCGGATTTAATCAGATAGTCAACAACTTAGCCAAAACACATTACCGTTGGGGACAAAATGCTGACGTGGTGGTTCGTATGCCTACGGGTGCGGGCACAGCCGCAGGGCCGTTTCACTCACAATCCAACGAAGCATGGTTTTTCCATACGCCAGGCCTCAAGATTGTGTATCCGTCCAACCCCTACGACGCGAAAGGCTTACTTTGTGCGGCCATCGAAGACCCGAACCCAGTCATGTATTTTGAGCATAAATTACTGTACCGTTCCATTGCCGACCAAATCCCAGCCGACTATTACACGTTGCCAATCGGCAAGGCAGCTTTGGTGTCGGAAGGCTCGGACATTTCGATTATTACCTACGGAATGGGCGTGCATTGGGCAAAAGAAATCATGAGTCAAATGCCTGACGTAAGTGCCGATATTTTGGATTTGCGCAGCCTTTTGCCTTGGGACAAAGAAGCCGTAGCGGCAACAGTTCGCAAAACAGGCCGCGTATTGGTAGCACACGAAGACACGCTTACGGGCGGCATCGGTGGCGAAATCGCCGCATGGATTGCCGAAAACTGTTTCCAGATGCTTGATGCGCCAGTCTTGCGCGAAGGCGGTTTGGATACAGCCGTGCCATTTGCGCCGCCATTGGAAGCAGTATTCTTGCCAAAACAACGCATTCGCGAAAAAATAGAACAGCTTTTAGCCTACTAA
- a CDS encoding acyltransferase: MNEANSYFAHPTAIIDEGCSIGAGTKIWHFAHIMPHCQIGENCNLGQNVVISPQVTLGKNVKVQNNVSIYTGVICEDDVFLGPSMVFTNVINPRSAVVRKNEYRPTWVRQGASIGANATIVCGHEIGAYAMIGAGAVVTHDVPAYALLVGNPARQIGWVSEYGHRLHFDTDGAAICPETAQQYRLQDGAVRRIA, from the coding sequence ATGAACGAAGCGAATAGCTATTTTGCGCACCCAACCGCCATTATCGACGAGGGTTGCAGCATTGGCGCAGGTACCAAAATTTGGCATTTTGCACACATTATGCCACACTGCCAGATTGGCGAAAACTGTAATTTGGGTCAAAACGTAGTGATTTCGCCACAAGTAACATTGGGCAAAAACGTAAAAGTCCAAAACAATGTATCCATTTATACGGGTGTCATCTGCGAAGACGATGTTTTTCTTGGCCCTTCGATGGTTTTTACCAACGTCATTAACCCACGCAGTGCCGTAGTTCGCAAAAACGAATATCGCCCCACGTGGGTACGGCAAGGCGCAAGCATCGGCGCGAATGCCACCATTGTTTGCGGCCACGAAATCGGCGCGTATGCCATGATTGGCGCGGGTGCTGTCGTTACGCACGATGTACCAGCCTACGCGCTGTTGGTCGGCAATCCTGCCCGCCAAATCGGCTGGGTAAGTGAGTACGGACATCGTCTGCATTTCGACACCGACGGCGCAGCCATTTGCCCCGAAACAGCCCAACAATACCGCCTGCAAGACGGAGCCGTGCGCCGCATTGCCTAA
- the recR gene encoding recombination mediator RecR, which translates to MNSYPSKLIENAVNEIAKLPGIGRKTALRLALHLLKSKEENTFSLTNALTDLRTQTRYCKQCHNISDEEICGICQSARRDRTLLCVVENIPDVMAIENTGQYFGQYHVLGGIISPMAGISPSDLHIDSLIERVQHNEIKEVILALSSTMEADTTSFYIQKKLKPLNVKISVIARGIPVGGELEYADEITLGRSIQGRISAE; encoded by the coding sequence GTGAATAGTTATCCTTCCAAGCTCATCGAAAACGCCGTAAACGAAATTGCCAAACTGCCCGGCATTGGCCGCAAAACGGCCTTACGTTTGGCCTTGCATTTGCTCAAAAGCAAAGAAGAAAATACGTTTTCGCTTACCAATGCCCTGACCGATTTGCGCACCCAAACGCGCTATTGCAAGCAATGCCACAACATTTCGGACGAAGAAATATGCGGCATTTGCCAAAGTGCACGCCGCGACCGCACGCTTTTGTGTGTGGTAGAAAATATCCCCGACGTAATGGCCATTGAGAATACAGGGCAATATTTCGGGCAATACCATGTGTTAGGCGGCATTATTTCGCCAATGGCGGGCATTTCGCCTTCCGACTTGCATATTGACTCGCTCATTGAGCGCGTGCAGCACAATGAAATTAAAGAAGTGATTCTGGCACTTAGCTCCACGATGGAAGCCGACACCACGAGTTTTTATATTCAGAAAAAACTAAAGCCTTTGAATGTAAAAATTAGTGTGATTGCACGCGGCATCCCCGTAGGCGGCGAGCTGGAATACGCCGACGAAATCACGTTGGGGCGTAGCATACAAGGGCGCATCAGTGCCGAGTAA
- a CDS encoding T9SS type A sorting domain-containing protein, translating into MKRLQLLIIFFCLGISGLIAQTTVTVSTSGFTFSPATATINVGDTIKFVVGGNHTASQVSEATWNANGSTVLQGGFDFSAGTNKVKFTEAGTFYYVCKPHAGMAMKGKVVVNATTGVSEKMASLANFSVYPSPVTTAGTVEFALSQSSDVQLKIYNLLGGVVRHESPVRFGAGSHRLDFSVENLQHGIYLLELMAGSQRVVKKIAVK; encoded by the coding sequence ATGAAGCGACTACAACTACTTATTATCTTTTTTTGCTTGGGCATTTCGGGATTGATTGCCCAAACAACTGTTACAGTTTCGACAAGCGGGTTTACTTTTTCGCCTGCTACTGCTACCATTAATGTTGGTGACACTATTAAATTTGTGGTAGGAGGTAATCACACTGCTTCTCAAGTGAGTGAAGCTACTTGGAATGCTAATGGGAGTACTGTTTTGCAAGGTGGTTTTGATTTTTCGGCAGGTACGAACAAAGTGAAATTTACGGAAGCAGGCACTTTTTATTATGTATGTAAGCCACATGCGGGTATGGCTATGAAAGGCAAAGTTGTTGTAAATGCCACGACTGGCGTTTCGGAAAAAATGGCTTCTTTGGCTAATTTTTCGGTTTATCCAAGCCCTGTTACAACTGCGGGTACAGTAGAATTTGCGCTGTCACAATCTTCGGATGTGCAATTGAAAATATATAACTTGTTGGGTGGTGTGGTTCGTCACGAAAGCCCAGTTCGTTTTGGTGCGGGTAGTCATCGCCTTGATTTCTCGGTAGAAAACTTACAACACGGCATTTATTTGCTCGAATTGATGGCGGGTTCGCAGCGAGTTGTAAAGAAAATTGCTGTTAAGTAA
- the ahcY gene encoding adenosylhomocysteinase → MVQTYQKYKVKDISLAEWGRKEIRLAEAEMPGLMALRTEYGPSKPLKGARIAGCLHMTIQTAVLIETLIELGAEVTWSSCNIFSTQDHAAAAIAAAGISVYAWKGMNAEEFDWCIEQTLFFGEDRKPLNMILDDGGDLTNMVFDKYKELIPAIKGLSEETTTGVHRLYERMKKGTLYLPAINVNDSVTKSKFDNLYGCKESCVDAIRRATDVMMAGKVAVVAGFGDVGKGSAKSLRGAGARVIVTEIDPICALQAAMEGYQVMKMDKAAELGDIFVTATGNMNIITERHFRKMRDKAIVCNIGHFDTEIDMAWLNNNYGSTKVEVKPQVDIYNVDGKEVIVLAEGRLVNLGCATGHPSFVMSNSFCNQTLAQLELWTNTDKYENQVYTLPKHLDEKVARLHLGKIGVELDELSTEQAEYIGVAVQGPFKAEMYRY, encoded by the coding sequence ATGGTTCAGACCTATCAAAAGTACAAAGTAAAAGATATTTCGTTGGCCGAGTGGGGTCGTAAAGAAATCCGTTTGGCGGAAGCAGAAATGCCAGGTTTGATGGCTTTGCGTACAGAGTATGGCCCATCGAAACCTTTGAAAGGTGCACGTATTGCGGGTTGTTTGCACATGACTATCCAGACGGCGGTACTTATCGAAACCCTTATCGAATTGGGTGCGGAAGTAACTTGGTCGTCTTGTAATATATTCTCGACTCAAGACCATGCCGCTGCTGCTATCGCTGCTGCTGGTATTTCGGTTTATGCTTGGAAAGGCATGAACGCAGAAGAGTTTGACTGGTGCATTGAGCAAACATTGTTCTTCGGTGAAGACCGCAAGCCACTTAACATGATTCTCGATGACGGCGGAGACCTTACAAACATGGTTTTCGACAAATACAAAGAGCTTATCCCTGCTATCAAAGGTTTATCGGAAGAAACTACAACAGGCGTACATCGTTTGTATGAGCGTATGAAAAAAGGTACGCTTTATTTGCCAGCAATCAACGTAAATGACTCAGTTACAAAGTCTAAGTTCGATAACTTGTACGGCTGTAAAGAGTCTTGTGTGGACGCGATTCGTCGTGCTACAGACGTAATGATGGCGGGTAAAGTGGCTGTTGTGGCTGGCTTCGGCGACGTGGGCAAAGGTTCTGCAAAATCGTTGAGAGGCGCAGGCGCACGCGTAATTGTAACAGAAATCGATCCAATTTGCGCACTTCAAGCAGCAATGGAAGGTTATCAAGTAATGAAAATGGACAAAGCGGCTGAGCTTGGCGATATTTTCGTAACAGCGACTGGCAACATGAACATTATTACAGAGCGTCATTTCCGCAAAATGCGTGACAAAGCGATTGTTTGTAATATCGGCCACTTCGATACAGAAATTGATATGGCTTGGTTGAACAACAACTACGGTAGCACGAAAGTGGAAGTAAAACCACAAGTTGATATCTACAACGTTGATGGCAAAGAAGTAATCGTATTGGCTGAAGGCCGTTTGGTAAACTTGGGCTGCGCAACTGGCCACCCTTCGTTTGTAATGTCTAACTCGTTCTGTAACCAAACGTTGGCGCAATTAGAACTTTGGACAAATACTGACAAGTACGAAAACCAAGTTTATACATTGCCTAAGCACCTTGATGAGAAAGTAGCTCGTTTGCACTTGGGCAAAATCGGTGTAGAATTGGACGAACTTTCTACGGAACAAGCCGAATACATTGGCGTAGCCGTACAAGGCCCATTCAAAGCAGAAATGTACCGTTACTAA
- a CDS encoding metal ABC transporter solute-binding protein, Zn/Mn family — MRKSNILWVVLLSMLAACHVSGHKSHDGKLRVLATTGMIADAAKNIVRDSAEVAALMGAGVDPHLYKATQSDLLKLTRADVVLYNGLHLEGKMAEVLEKLARQKTVVAVSDGIPRPMLNYSEAFGDHPDPHIWFDVQLWRMTVQEMSRKLQSTDTVHAAFYAANAAQYLAQLDSLDTWVKQEMNRIPPQARVLITAHDAFGYFGRAYRVEVKGLQGISTVSEFGLRDVADLVNFICERKIKAVFVESSVPPRAIEAVIEGCRDKGHEVRVGGTLFSDAMGAAGTPEGTYIGMVQANVRTIVQALR, encoded by the coding sequence ATGCGGAAATCAAATATACTTTGGGTTGTATTATTGTCCATGCTGGCGGCTTGCCATGTGTCTGGCCACAAATCCCACGACGGAAAACTACGCGTTTTGGCCACTACGGGCATGATTGCCGATGCGGCCAAAAACATCGTGCGCGACAGTGCCGAAGTAGCGGCCTTGATGGGCGCAGGCGTTGATCCGCATTTGTACAAGGCCACGCAAAGCGATTTGCTCAAACTCACCCGCGCCGATGTGGTACTTTACAACGGGTTGCATTTGGAAGGAAAAATGGCCGAAGTGTTGGAAAAATTAGCCCGACAAAAAACGGTGGTAGCGGTTTCCGACGGCATTCCGCGTCCAATGCTCAACTATTCGGAGGCTTTCGGCGACCACCCCGACCCGCATATTTGGTTTGACGTGCAACTTTGGCGCATGACCGTGCAGGAAATGAGCCGCAAACTGCAAAGCACCGACACCGTGCACGCCGCTTTTTATGCTGCCAATGCTGCTCAATATCTCGCCCAACTCGACAGCCTCGACACTTGGGTAAAACAAGAAATGAACAGGATTCCGCCGCAGGCGCGTGTTTTGATTACGGCGCACGATGCTTTCGGTTATTTTGGTCGCGCCTATCGCGTGGAAGTGAAAGGCTTGCAAGGCATTTCGACGGTTTCGGAATTTGGCTTGCGTGATGTGGCCGATTTAGTGAATTTTATTTGTGAAAGAAAAATAAAAGCCGTTTTCGTGGAGTCGTCCGTGCCACCACGCGCCATTGAGGCCGTGATAGAAGGTTGCCGCGACAAAGGCCATGAAGTAAGGGTAGGAGGTACATTGTTTTCGGACGCGATGGGCGCAGCAGGCACGCCCGAAGGCACGTATATTGGCATGGTGCAAGCCAATGTGCGGACTATCGTGCAGGCTTTACGCTAA
- a CDS encoding sensor histidine kinase — translation MKNNLKYIVVLMSLATLGLLIFQVLWVKDALSLNQQQFEREALTAIHKVSQKLEQDEMKKLAAQEIDFQENNMLFMPPPMPPDSMFFQPFFEGEKPRMGGRKKFPFKGRRRHKHHRQVLQLNIHDKDTQLVYKDTVFPDKCVDDQKVIRRTEVVTNLLRKMVFSSPEISQRIHPQALDSLLHIEMRKAGIDQPFEFAITDPSSGGLLVTQPHYDEQALRQTKLRAALFPNDLTGTLHFLLVYFPEQNTIIWKKTAYVFWSSLVLVGVVIAGFGVSVHTILKQKKLSEMKDDFINNMTHEFKTPVATISLACEALQDPDMVANLQIRQRYLHIISDENKRMSQQIEKVLQAARLDRDQWPVSSELIDAHELLREVIQNMNVQVQAADGQIESDLQATDYLINVDKMHFVSVLQNLLDNANKYSPSNPHIVVRTYNEQGTWVLQVSDNGIGMSTEAQKRIFDKFYRVPTGNLHNVKGFGLGLSYVRTIAQAYGAIIGVQSRLEKGSTFTIAWPLGSSKV, via the coding sequence ATGAAAAACAATCTCAAATATATTGTTGTACTGATGAGCTTGGCCACACTGGGCTTGCTGATTTTTCAGGTACTTTGGGTAAAAGATGCCCTCAGCCTGAACCAACAGCAATTTGAGCGCGAAGCCCTGACGGCCATACATAAAGTTTCGCAGAAACTCGAACAAGACGAGATGAAGAAACTGGCTGCACAAGAAATTGATTTTCAGGAAAATAATATGTTATTTATGCCGCCGCCGATGCCGCCAGACTCCATGTTTTTTCAGCCATTTTTTGAAGGTGAAAAACCGCGCATGGGTGGCCGTAAAAAATTTCCGTTCAAAGGCCGCCGCAGACACAAGCACCACCGACAAGTATTACAACTCAATATTCACGACAAGGATACGCAGTTGGTGTATAAGGATACGGTTTTTCCTGACAAATGCGTGGATGACCAAAAAGTAATTCGTCGCACAGAAGTGGTTACGAATCTGTTGCGCAAAATGGTGTTTTCTTCCCCCGAAATTTCGCAACGCATACACCCGCAAGCATTGGATTCGCTTTTGCATATCGAAATGCGTAAAGCGGGCATAGACCAACCTTTTGAATTTGCCATTACAGACCCTTCGTCGGGTGGTTTGCTCGTAACGCAGCCGCATTATGACGAACAAGCTTTGCGTCAAACCAAATTGCGTGCGGCACTGTTCCCCAATGATTTGACAGGAACGTTACATTTTTTGTTGGTTTATTTTCCCGAACAAAACACGATTATTTGGAAAAAGACGGCTTATGTTTTTTGGTCGTCGTTGGTGTTGGTGGGCGTAGTGATTGCGGGTTTTGGTGTGTCGGTTCATACGATTCTTAAGCAGAAAAAACTCTCGGAGATGAAAGACGATTTCATCAATAACATGACGCACGAGTTTAAAACGCCTGTTGCTACTATTTCGTTGGCTTGCGAGGCACTGCAAGACCCCGACATGGTTGCCAATTTGCAGATTCGCCAACGCTATTTACACATTATCAGCGATGAGAACAAGCGTATGAGTCAGCAAATAGAAAAAGTGTTGCAAGCGGCTCGTCTCGACCGCGACCAATGGCCTGTTAGTTCCGAACTCATAGACGCACACGAACTTTTGCGCGAAGTGATTCAGAACATGAACGTGCAAGTACAGGCCGCCGATGGACAAATAGAAAGCGATTTGCAAGCCACTGATTATTTGATAAATGTAGATAAAATGCACTTTGTCAGTGTGTTGCAAAATCTTTTGGATAATGCCAACAAATATTCGCCGAGCAATCCGCACATTGTCGTGCGTACTTACAATGAGCAAGGAACGTGGGTTTTGCAGGTTTCCGATAATGGAATTGGCATGAGTACTGAGGCGCAAAAGCGGATTTTTGATAAATTCTATCGCGTGCCAACAGGCAATTTGCACAACGTCAAAGGCTTTGGTTTGGGGCTTAGCTATGTACGAACTATCGCGCAGGCATACGGCGCAATTATCGGCGTACAAAGCCGCTTAGAAAAAGGCAGTACTTTTACGATTGCTTGGCCGCTGGGAAGCAGCAAGGTTTAA
- a CDS encoding ATP-binding protein yields the protein MILGTRQSLSIRFYFLIIFCVIQPSAWGQDLAQWQAQLRQPNIPDSVKAQTLRSIAISFMGNNYDSAGVYAERLARLAQQKNKPQWQGNALNIKALIASNTGNYPKAMHTFQLASKAFEKAADERGQGVVLSNVANIYYIQQNYDKARNYYELALEHYKKIPHSSSNIARTLNGLANVWHGLKQYDNALKVQQDAIVLFIDSTQDHGGLAYGYNNVAEIYLTQHHLEKAFASFQSAEKEATIVDDKRAISFAWQGMAKVKLAQKQYVQAASYGQKAWELVKEINATSEMNMAAHTLQLIYEAMKDYKRAYYFSVLHKQFSDSLLNEQIHKQSLFIDADFQYRLKEKKLVQEHATQNQAIQHQLNKRELILWLTIPSLILVSGLLYWLYRSSRKYNLLHKTLSLQNEQMIQQKELLAQKTKELTQTNNIKDRLFYLIAHDLNTPVQTMIKILDSCKSNMTDEERGELIGRMYLHVNHTAYSIKNMLAWAKGQQQAEYKMYIRLEINKLIADAVANVEPQAAKKNVEILYSNLSPTTVVANEELTVLLLQNLIYNALKHTPAGQRVKIRHEKQGNFCQVLIQDSGEGLLENQIDKLFDKEYYAQQTRLGQKTVSGLGLILCKDFAQTNGGTISAQNAPDGGFVIAFTLPLA from the coding sequence ATGATTTTAGGTACCAGACAAAGTTTGTCTATCCGATTCTATTTTTTAATTATTTTCTGTGTAATACAGCCATCTGCATGGGGGCAAGACCTAGCCCAATGGCAAGCCCAACTCCGCCAACCCAACATCCCTGATTCTGTAAAAGCCCAAACGTTGAGAAGTATTGCTATTTCGTTTATGGGCAATAATTATGATAGTGCAGGAGTGTATGCCGAACGATTGGCGCGATTGGCGCAGCAAAAAAACAAACCGCAGTGGCAAGGAAACGCCCTGAATATAAAAGCCTTAATTGCTTCTAATACAGGAAATTATCCGAAAGCCATGCACACGTTTCAGTTAGCCAGCAAAGCTTTTGAAAAGGCTGCCGACGAGCGCGGACAAGGCGTAGTACTAAGCAATGTAGCCAACATTTACTATATTCAACAAAATTACGACAAGGCCAGAAATTATTATGAATTGGCTTTGGAGCATTATAAAAAAATACCCCACAGTAGTAGTAACATAGCCCGAACACTGAACGGTTTGGCCAATGTGTGGCACGGGCTAAAGCAGTACGATAATGCGCTAAAAGTGCAGCAAGATGCCATTGTTTTATTTATAGACTCAACACAAGACCATGGCGGGTTGGCCTATGGCTATAACAATGTAGCTGAAATTTATTTGACCCAACATCATTTAGAGAAGGCATTTGCTAGTTTTCAAAGTGCTGAAAAAGAGGCAACTATCGTAGATGATAAACGTGCTATTTCATTCGCTTGGCAGGGGATGGCCAAAGTGAAGTTGGCACAAAAACAATATGTGCAGGCGGCAAGTTACGGCCAAAAAGCATGGGAGTTGGTCAAAGAAATAAATGCTACTAGTGAAATGAATATGGCGGCACATACCTTGCAATTGATTTATGAGGCAATGAAAGACTATAAGCGTGCTTATTATTTTTCGGTGTTGCACAAGCAATTTTCTGATTCGCTGCTCAACGAGCAAATTCACAAACAAAGTCTATTTATTGATGCTGATTTTCAGTATCGTCTCAAAGAAAAGAAGTTGGTACAGGAGCATGCGACCCAAAATCAGGCCATTCAACACCAACTAAATAAACGAGAATTGATATTGTGGTTGACGATTCCTTCCCTGATTTTGGTGTCGGGTTTGTTGTATTGGTTGTATCGATCGAGCCGAAAATACAATTTGTTGCACAAAACACTTTCGTTGCAAAATGAGCAAATGATTCAGCAGAAAGAACTGTTAGCCCAAAAAACCAAAGAATTAACCCAGACGAATAATATAAAAGACAGACTTTTCTATCTGATTGCCCATGATTTGAATACGCCCGTTCAGACCATGATAAAAATACTTGATTCCTGCAAAAGTAACATGACGGATGAGGAGCGTGGCGAACTGATAGGACGAATGTATTTGCACGTCAATCACACGGCTTATTCCATCAAAAATATGTTGGCGTGGGCAAAAGGCCAGCAACAGGCAGAATATAAAATGTATATACGATTGGAAATCAATAAGTTGATTGCTGATGCTGTTGCCAACGTAGAGCCGCAGGCTGCTAAGAAAAATGTTGAAATTTTGTACAGTAATTTGTCGCCTACTACCGTTGTTGCCAACGAAGAACTGACAGTATTACTTTTGCAAAATTTGATTTATAATGCGCTCAAGCATACGCCAGCGGGGCAGCGTGTGAAAATTAGGCACGAGAAACAAGGTAATTTCTGTCAGGTGTTGATACAAGATTCGGGTGAAGGATTGCTTGAAAATCAGATAGATAAACTTTTTGATAAAGAATATTACGCACAGCAAACCAGATTAGGGCAAAAAACAGTTTCAGGTTTGGGGTTGATTTTGTGCAAAGATTTTGCCCAGACAAATGGTGGCACAATTTCTGCACAAAATGCCCCCGATGGCGGCTTTGTTATTGCCTTCACCTTACCACTTGCCTAA
- a CDS encoding GNAT family N-acetyltransferase: MNSETRLMEANMWAYMACIPSQIETVQLLQNQEFWLMNARVADAAYNFVTHTRNITPPSIEKALAVFSENQWPFGWWISPSDTPAHLPQQLTHYGLRCTDITLGMSISLENLSLWHENAPTLQIQRVSNALQLTDFITVVSAFHQPQATQIYYQNAAQVILHPNQTEINLMVGYQDEKPVSALYLYLDKYSQTAGIYSVSTLPAFRNKGFATLLTCHALHYAKGLGYKIGVLQATDAALSMYQRLGFKICCEVIAFGV, encoded by the coding sequence ATGAATTCTGAAACTAGGTTAATGGAAGCTAATATGTGGGCTTACATGGCCTGTATTCCCTCTCAAATAGAAACAGTACAATTGCTTCAGAACCAAGAATTTTGGTTGATGAATGCCCGTGTTGCCGACGCTGCCTATAACTTCGTTACGCATACGCGCAATATTACTCCTCCAAGCATCGAAAAAGCTCTTGCTGTTTTTTCCGAAAATCAATGGCCTTTTGGTTGGTGGATAAGCCCTTCTGATACGCCCGCACATTTGCCCCAACAACTAACCCATTATGGGTTACGCTGCACAGACATTACTTTAGGCATGAGTATTTCTTTAGAAAATCTTTCGCTTTGGCATGAAAATGCGCCGACTTTGCAAATTCAGCGCGTAAGTAATGCACTACAATTGACAGATTTTATAACGGTCGTGAGTGCCTTTCATCAGCCCCAAGCGACCCAAATATATTACCAAAATGCGGCACAAGTTATTTTGCACCCCAACCAAACGGAGATAAATTTGATGGTGGGGTATCAAGACGAAAAGCCCGTATCGGCTTTGTATTTGTATCTGGACAAATACAGCCAAACAGCGGGAATTTACTCTGTTTCCACGTTGCCTGCGTTCCGAAATAAGGGTTTTGCTACTCTGCTTACTTGCCATGCCTTGCATTATGCAAAGGGATTAGGCTATAAAATAGGCGTTTTGCAAGCCACTGATGCTGCTCTTTCGATGTACCAACGTTTGGGTTTCAAAATCTGTTGCGAAGTAATTGCTTTTGGGGTGTAG